In one Cupriavidus taiwanensis genomic region, the following are encoded:
- a CDS encoding NAD(P)H-dependent flavin oxidoreductase: MPAAKQLPQALQNLALPVIASPMFIVSYPELVLAQCKAGIVGSFPALNARPAELLDEWLTRIGDELAAFKAANPGAPVGPVAVNQIVHASNARLEHDIRVCVEHKVPIFITSLRAPPRELIDAVHGYGGIVLHDVISLRHAEKAIEAGVDGLILVAAGAGGHAGMLSPFALVGEVRKIFDGPIALSGSIATGEAVLAAQAMGADFAYVGTRFIASQEAHAAETYKQSITSSAAADIVYTNLFTGVHGNYIRESISNAGLDPDNLPMADKSKMDFSSGSSKAKAWKDIWGAGQGVGQIHDIPGAGEIVARMKAEYDAAKARLGISR, from the coding sequence ATGCCCGCCGCCAAGCAACTGCCCCAGGCCCTGCAGAACCTGGCCCTGCCCGTGATCGCCTCGCCCATGTTCATCGTCAGCTACCCGGAACTGGTGCTGGCGCAGTGCAAGGCCGGCATCGTCGGCTCGTTCCCCGCGCTCAATGCGCGCCCGGCCGAGCTGCTCGACGAGTGGCTGACCCGGATCGGGGACGAACTGGCCGCCTTCAAGGCCGCCAATCCCGGCGCACCGGTAGGCCCGGTCGCGGTCAACCAGATCGTGCACGCCTCCAACGCGCGCCTGGAGCATGACATCAGGGTCTGCGTCGAACACAAGGTGCCGATCTTCATCACCTCGCTGCGCGCGCCGCCCAGGGAGTTGATCGACGCGGTGCACGGCTACGGCGGCATCGTGCTGCACGACGTGATCAGCCTGCGCCATGCCGAGAAGGCGATCGAGGCCGGCGTCGACGGCCTGATCCTGGTCGCCGCGGGCGCCGGCGGCCATGCCGGCATGCTGTCGCCGTTCGCGCTGGTGGGCGAGGTGCGCAAGATCTTCGACGGCCCGATCGCGCTGTCGGGCTCGATCGCCACCGGCGAGGCGGTGCTGGCGGCCCAGGCCATGGGCGCCGACTTTGCCTACGTGGGCACGCGCTTCATCGCCTCGCAGGAGGCCCACGCGGCCGAAACGTACAAGCAGTCGATCACCAGCTCGGCCGCCGCCGATATCGTCTACACCAACCTGTTCACCGGCGTGCACGGCAACTACATCCGCGAAAGCATCAGCAACGCGGGCCTGGACCCGGACAACCTGCCGATGGCCGACAAGAGCAAGATGGACTTTTCCAGCGGCAGCTCCAAGGCCAAGGCGTGGAAGGATATCTGGGGTGCCGGCCAGGGCGTGGGCCAGATCCACGACATCCCCGGCGCCGGCGAGATCGTCGCGCGCATGAAGGCGGAGTACGATGCCGCCAAGGCGCGGCTGGGGATTTCGCGCTGA
- the creB gene encoding two-component system response regulator CreB, whose translation MEQPRILVVEDEQAIADTILYALRTDGMLAEHCTLGGDALACLRAARADLVILDVGLPDLSGFEVCRTLRTFSNAPVIFLTARHEEIDRIVGLEIGADDYVVKPFSPRELAARVRAILRRARGGPATARPGAATGFTHDQDGARLAYHGQWLALTRYEYLLLAWLVAHPGRIYSRAQLMDGVWAGALDTSDRTIDTHIKTLRAKLREVSAEGAERIRTHRGMGYSLEP comes from the coding sequence ATGGAACAACCGCGGATCCTGGTGGTGGAAGACGAGCAGGCCATCGCTGACACCATCCTCTATGCCCTGCGCACCGACGGCATGCTGGCCGAGCACTGCACGCTGGGCGGCGACGCGCTCGCGTGCCTGCGCGCCGCGCGGGCCGACCTGGTGATCCTGGACGTCGGGCTGCCGGACCTGAGCGGCTTCGAGGTCTGCCGCACGCTGCGCACCTTCAGCAATGCGCCGGTGATCTTCCTGACCGCGCGCCATGAAGAGATCGACCGCATCGTCGGGCTGGAGATCGGCGCCGACGACTACGTGGTCAAGCCGTTCTCGCCGCGCGAGCTGGCCGCGCGCGTGCGGGCCATCCTGCGCCGGGCGCGCGGCGGCCCCGCCACGGCCAGGCCCGGCGCGGCCACCGGCTTCACCCACGACCAGGACGGCGCCCGCCTGGCGTACCACGGCCAGTGGCTGGCGCTGACGCGCTACGAATACCTGCTGCTGGCGTGGCTGGTGGCGCATCCGGGCCGCATCTATTCGCGCGCGCAGCTGATGGATGGCGTGTGGGCCGGCGCGCTCGACACCAGCGACCGCACCATCGACACCCATATCAAGACCCTGCGCGCCAAGCTGCGCGAGGTGTCTGCCGAGGGCGCCGAGCGCATCCGCACCCATCGCGGCATGGGCTATTCGCTTGAGCCCTGA
- a CDS encoding NAD(P)/FAD-dependent oxidoreductase — translation MSSFDYDLVIAGASFAGAACALAAARAGLRVLVLERKTDPGDKLHTTGILVREAIEQTWLGQAPAACVHRVEQVRLYSPRLRSIDLSAPGYYFHTTDTPRLMRWLAAELVRHRVELRLGQAFVGAVPRPGGWHVTGVGHTRYLVGADGAQSRVAQCAGLGRAHSFLYGVEYEFPGLALPQPGALHCFITRRFAPGYIGWIAQNPTGVQAGLALRYLPRRGRAPDLDGLLAHVRERAGLPQLSQPAATRAGLIPCGGPVLPLARDGVILTGDAAGIVSPLTAGGIHYAFAHGESVGHAVAAHLLRGGPAPEAVANASAPRFRAKRALRWMFERFQCDWPFDLLLYSPPLRRAAEQVYFHRRGAEPAPPARARAASSA, via the coding sequence ATGTCCTCCTTCGACTACGACCTCGTCATCGCCGGCGCCAGCTTTGCCGGCGCCGCCTGCGCCCTGGCCGCCGCGCGCGCCGGCCTGCGCGTGCTGGTGCTGGAACGCAAGACCGATCCCGGCGACAAGCTCCATACCACCGGCATCCTGGTCAGGGAAGCGATCGAACAGACCTGGCTGGGGCAGGCGCCGGCAGCTTGCGTGCATCGGGTCGAGCAGGTGCGGCTGTACTCGCCCCGGCTGCGCAGCATCGACCTGAGCGCGCCGGGCTACTATTTCCACACCACCGATACGCCGCGGCTGATGCGCTGGCTGGCCGCGGAGCTGGTGCGCCACCGGGTCGAGCTGCGCCTGGGCCAGGCCTTCGTCGGCGCGGTGCCGCGCCCCGGCGGCTGGCATGTGACGGGCGTGGGCCATACGCGCTATCTGGTCGGCGCCGATGGCGCGCAGTCGCGCGTGGCGCAATGTGCCGGGCTGGGGCGCGCGCACAGCTTCCTGTATGGCGTGGAGTACGAGTTCCCGGGACTGGCGCTGCCGCAGCCCGGCGCGCTGCACTGCTTCATCACGCGCCGCTTCGCGCCCGGCTATATCGGCTGGATCGCGCAGAACCCCACCGGCGTGCAGGCCGGGCTGGCGCTGCGCTACCTGCCGCGGCGCGGCCGCGCGCCGGACCTGGACGGGCTGCTGGCGCACGTGCGCGAGCGCGCCGGCCTGCCGCAGCTGTCGCAGCCGGCCGCTACGCGCGCCGGGCTGATCCCGTGCGGCGGCCCGGTGTTGCCGCTGGCGCGCGACGGCGTAATCCTGACCGGCGATGCCGCGGGCATCGTGTCGCCGCTCACTGCGGGCGGCATCCACTATGCCTTTGCCCACGGCGAGTCGGTCGGCCACGCGGTGGCCGCGCACCTGCTGCGCGGGGGGCCGGCACCGGAAGCCGTGGCCAACGCCAGCGCACCGCGCTTTCGCGCCAAGCGCGCGCTGAGATGGATGTTCGAGCGCTTCCAGTGCGACTGGCCGTTCGACCTGCTGCTGTATTCGCCGCCGCTGCGCCGGGCCGCGGAGCAGGTCTATTTCCACCGGCGCGGCGCGGAACCGGCACCGCCGGCGCGGGCGCGGGCGGCGTCCAGCGCCTGA
- a CDS encoding sigma-54-dependent transcriptional regulator, which produces MQDGLRVLFVEDEPLVRQATAQSLELAGFRVLALPSAEAALPHLHGAFAGVVVTDVRLPGASGLELLQHCRNAAPGVPVILVTGHGDITMAVQAMREGAYDFIEKPFGADRLTDTVRRALERRALELENQALRRELAGPAAGTRIIGRSPAIEQVRALVANVAPTDVPVMINGETGTGKELVARSLHALSGRAEGPFIALNCGAVPEAIFESEMFGHEAGAFTGAGKRRIGKLEHASGGTLFLDEIESMPLALQVKLLRVLQEGSLERLGSNASVQIDVRIVAAAKGDMDALVAQGTFREDLYYRLNVVTIALPPLRERREDIVPLFEHFSLVSAVRYQRPAPILSEAQRQALAQRPWPGNVRELRNAADRMVLGVPEGGQAGAQAAGPDESAPLRERMEHFERAVIADALARTGGAVSQAADLLQVGKATLYDKIKRYGL; this is translated from the coding sequence ATGCAAGACGGTCTGCGGGTCCTGTTTGTCGAAGACGAGCCGCTGGTGCGGCAGGCCACGGCGCAAAGCCTGGAGCTGGCCGGCTTCCGCGTGCTGGCGCTGCCCTCGGCCGAGGCCGCGCTGCCGCACCTGCACGGCGCCTTTGCCGGCGTGGTGGTGACCGACGTGCGCCTGCCCGGCGCCAGCGGGCTGGAGTTGCTGCAGCACTGCCGCAATGCCGCGCCTGGGGTGCCGGTCATTCTGGTGACCGGCCACGGCGACATCACCATGGCCGTGCAGGCGATGCGCGAAGGCGCCTATGACTTTATCGAAAAGCCGTTTGGCGCCGACCGCCTTACCGACACCGTGCGCCGCGCACTGGAACGCCGCGCGCTGGAACTCGAAAACCAGGCGCTGCGGCGCGAACTGGCCGGCCCCGCCGCCGGCACGCGCATCATCGGCCGCTCGCCCGCGATCGAGCAGGTGCGCGCGCTGGTGGCCAATGTCGCGCCCACCGACGTGCCGGTGATGATCAACGGCGAGACCGGCACCGGCAAGGAACTGGTGGCGCGCAGCCTGCACGCGCTGTCCGGGCGCGCCGAGGGGCCGTTCATCGCGCTGAACTGCGGGGCCGTGCCCGAGGCCATCTTCGAGAGCGAGATGTTCGGGCATGAGGCCGGCGCCTTCACCGGTGCCGGCAAGCGCCGCATCGGCAAGCTCGAGCACGCCTCGGGCGGCACGCTGTTCCTCGACGAGATCGAAAGCATGCCGCTGGCGCTGCAGGTCAAGCTGCTGCGCGTGCTGCAGGAAGGCTCGCTGGAGCGGCTGGGCTCGAACGCGTCGGTGCAGATCGACGTGCGCATCGTCGCCGCGGCCAAGGGCGACATGGACGCGCTGGTGGCGCAAGGCACCTTCCGCGAAGACCTGTATTACCGGCTCAATGTCGTCACCATCGCGCTGCCGCCGCTGCGCGAGCGGCGCGAGGACATCGTGCCGCTGTTCGAGCATTTCTCGCTGGTGTCGGCGGTGCGCTACCAGCGGCCCGCGCCGATCCTGTCCGAGGCGCAGCGCCAGGCGCTGGCCCAGCGCCCGTGGCCGGGCAACGTGCGCGAGCTGCGCAACGCCGCCGACCGCATGGTGCTGGGCGTGCCCGAGGGTGGCCAGGCCGGCGCCCAGGCGGCGGGCCCCGACGAGAGCGCGCCGCTGCGCGAGCGCATGGAGCACTTCGAGCGCGCCGTGATCGCCGACGCGCTGGCGCGCACCGGCGGCGCGGTCAGCCAGGCCGCGGACCTGCTGCAGGTCGGCAAGGCCACGCTGTACGACAAGATCAAGCGCTACGGGCTGTGA
- a CDS encoding YbaN family protein has translation MPSHRQRVLRAVWVTLGGLCLLLGVIGIFLPVLPTTPFVLLAAACFARGSRRFHDWLLGHPRFGPLVSDWQRHRSIPFKAKCLALSMMWLSMGTTAWLLRGRPLVSAALLACAVGVSVWMVRLPTRPGEGGRES, from the coding sequence GTGCCAAGCCACCGGCAGCGCGTGCTGCGCGCCGTCTGGGTAACGCTGGGCGGGCTTTGCCTGCTGCTCGGCGTGATCGGCATCTTCCTGCCGGTGCTGCCGACCACGCCCTTCGTGCTGCTGGCCGCGGCCTGCTTCGCGCGGGGCTCGCGGCGCTTCCATGACTGGCTGCTGGGGCATCCGCGCTTCGGTCCGCTGGTCAGCGACTGGCAGCGGCATCGCAGCATCCCGTTCAAGGCGAAATGCCTGGCGCTGTCGATGATGTGGCTGTCGATGGGGACCACGGCGTGGCTGCTGCGCGGGCGGCCGCTGGTATCGGCGGCGTTGCTGGCTTGCGCGGTGGGGGTGAGTGTGTGGATGGTGCGGTTGCCGACGCGGCCGGGGGAAGGCGGGCGGGAGTCTTGA
- the creC gene encoding two-component system sensor histidine kinase CreC: MHIGLRIFFGFFLIVGLATVLTLRVFVQEVKPGVRQAMEDTLIDTAHVLAALAADDLKAGRIADGAFARQMAALREVPVNAEVSGLHKDSIGYRVYVTDASGIVRFDSTGTDVGRDYSRWNDVYLTLRGQYGARSTRADPADEASTVMHVAAPVRDGERIIGVLTVAKPNAAMAPFIARSQHKILLYGGLLIGTACVIGLACTLWLAHGLSRLRGYARAVAAGERAEMPLRGAGELAELGRAVQGMRERLEDKQYVEHYIHTLTHEMKSPLAAIGGAAELLQEEMPAADRQRFVANIRTQSGRLETMIRKLLALAEVEQRQRLEVREPVPLAPLLAQLCAELEPRARRRGVALQCDAGAGSGADSSHVAGDPFLLRQAIANLLDNAIDFAPPGTTVAVRLQRRGDALAIAVADQGPGIPDYALPRVFERFYSLPRPHGADKSTGLGLCFAREVATLHHGDVTLANRPGGGALAELVLPAA, encoded by the coding sequence ATGCATATCGGCCTGCGCATCTTCTTCGGTTTCTTCCTGATCGTGGGCCTGGCCACGGTGCTGACGCTGCGCGTGTTCGTGCAGGAGGTCAAGCCGGGCGTGCGCCAGGCCATGGAAGACACGCTGATCGATACCGCGCACGTGCTGGCCGCGCTGGCCGCCGACGACCTCAAGGCCGGCCGCATCGCCGACGGCGCTTTCGCCCGGCAGATGGCGGCGCTGCGCGAGGTGCCGGTCAATGCCGAGGTCTCGGGGCTGCACAAGGACAGCATCGGCTACCGCGTCTACGTGACCGATGCCAGCGGCATCGTGCGCTTCGACTCCACCGGCACCGACGTGGGCCGCGACTACTCGCGCTGGAACGACGTCTACCTGACGCTGCGTGGCCAGTACGGCGCGCGCAGCACGCGCGCCGACCCCGCCGACGAGGCCAGCACGGTGATGCACGTGGCCGCGCCGGTGCGCGATGGCGAGCGCATCATCGGCGTGCTGACCGTGGCCAAGCCCAATGCGGCGATGGCGCCGTTCATCGCGCGCAGCCAGCACAAGATCCTGCTCTACGGTGGCCTGCTGATCGGCACCGCCTGCGTGATCGGGCTGGCCTGCACGCTGTGGCTGGCGCATGGATTGAGCCGGCTGCGCGGCTACGCGCGCGCGGTCGCGGCCGGCGAGCGCGCCGAGATGCCGCTGCGCGGCGCGGGCGAGCTGGCCGAGCTGGGGCGCGCGGTGCAGGGCATGCGCGAGCGGCTGGAAGACAAACAGTACGTCGAGCACTACATCCACACGCTGACCCACGAGATGAAGAGCCCCCTGGCCGCCATCGGCGGCGCGGCGGAGTTGCTGCAGGAGGAGATGCCGGCGGCCGACCGCCAGCGCTTCGTCGCCAATATCCGGACCCAGTCCGGACGGCTGGAGACCATGATCCGCAAGCTGCTGGCGCTGGCCGAGGTGGAACAGCGCCAGCGCCTGGAGGTGCGCGAGCCGGTGCCGCTGGCGCCGCTGCTGGCGCAGCTGTGCGCCGAACTGGAGCCGCGCGCGCGCCGGCGCGGCGTGGCGCTGCAGTGCGATGCCGGAGCCGGGTCCGGGGCCGATTCAAGCCACGTCGCCGGCGACCCGTTCCTGCTGCGTCAGGCCATCGCCAACCTGCTCGACAACGCCATCGACTTCGCCCCGCCGGGCACCACGGTCGCGGTGCGGCTGCAGCGCCGCGGCGACGCGCTGGCCATTGCCGTGGCCGACCAGGGGCCCGGCATTCCCGACTACGCGCTGCCGCGCGTATTCGAGCGCTTCTACTCGCTGCCGCGCCCGCACGGTGCGGACAAGAGCACCGGCCTGGGCCTGTGCTTTGCGCGCGAGGTGGCCACGTTGCATCATGGCGACGTGACGCTGGCCAACCGCCCGGGCGGCGGCGCGCTGGCCGAGCTGGTCCTGCCGGCGGCCTAG
- a CDS encoding ABC transporter ATP-binding protein, producing the protein MSLLSVNNIEVIYDHVILVLKGVSLEVPEGKIVALLGANGAGKTTTLKAISNLLQAERGDVTKGSIEYRGDRVDQLTPNDLVRRGVIQVMEGRHCFAHLTIEENLLTGAYTRGLSRGQTRDELEKIYEYFPRLKTRRKSQAGYTSGGEQQMCAIGRAMMAKPAMILLDEPSMGLAPQIVEEIFEIVRGLNSRENVSFLLAEQNTMVALRYADYGYILENGRVVMDGDAESLRTNEDVKEFYLGVAANDSDGPGRKSFRDVKSYRRRKRWLA; encoded by the coding sequence ATGAGCCTCCTGTCCGTCAACAACATCGAAGTCATCTACGATCATGTGATCCTGGTGCTCAAGGGCGTTTCGCTCGAGGTGCCGGAGGGCAAGATCGTGGCGCTGCTGGGCGCCAACGGCGCGGGCAAGACCACCACGCTCAAGGCCATCTCCAACCTGCTGCAGGCCGAGCGCGGCGATGTCACCAAGGGCTCGATCGAGTACCGCGGCGACCGCGTCGACCAGCTCACCCCCAACGACCTGGTGCGCCGCGGCGTGATCCAGGTGATGGAAGGGCGCCACTGCTTCGCGCACCTGACCATCGAGGAAAACCTGCTCACCGGCGCCTACACGCGCGGCCTGTCGCGCGGCCAGACCCGCGACGAGCTGGAGAAGATCTACGAATACTTCCCGCGCCTGAAGACGCGCCGCAAGTCGCAGGCGGGCTACACCTCCGGCGGCGAGCAGCAGATGTGCGCGATCGGCCGGGCCATGATGGCCAAGCCCGCGATGATCCTGCTGGACGAGCCCTCGATGGGACTGGCGCCGCAGATCGTCGAGGAGATCTTCGAGATCGTGCGCGGCCTGAACTCGCGCGAGAACGTCAGCTTCCTGCTGGCCGAGCAGAACACCATGGTGGCGCTGCGCTACGCCGACTATGGCTACATCCTCGAGAACGGCCGCGTGGTGATGGACGGCGACGCCGAGTCGCTGCGCACCAACGAGGACGTCAAGGAGTTTTACCTGGGCGTGGCCGCCAACGACTCCGACGGCCCCGGCCGCAAATCGTTCCGCGACGTCAAGAGTTACCGCCGCCGCAAGCGCTGGCTGGCCTAG
- a CDS encoding ABC transporter substrate-binding protein, which produces MTNLIRNVQRAALVVSAAAALLAPAVPALAQSNEQFIALPSYRVGPYGANGQSWYGGFIDYLNYVNLKDGGVNGVKLSWEECETEYNNAKGVECYERLKAKNATTKGTAYHAMSTGISYALVDKTAADKVPLVMMGYGRTDAVDGSVFPYAFPLVTTYQMQVSAIVKYLASKSGGSLAGKKIVYLYHDSAYGKEPIVALQAEARLGKFNLVEIPVAHPGNEQGAQWLKIRQENPDYVIFWGWGVMNQTALKAAQKVGFSRDKMIGSWWAGSEEDTVPAGDASKGYMSATWNVAGKSVPLIADIEKVVYGAGKGNMQDKNKVGSVLYNRGVSAAVVTVEAVRVAQAKFGKGKPMTGEQMRWAFENLNLTNARLQQLGATGLLPEIKTSCENHEGSGKVKIQQWDGSKWVVVSDWIEGNKGLIHPLFKATAAQYAKEKGITPGCSKS; this is translated from the coding sequence ATGACCAACCTGATCCGCAACGTGCAACGCGCCGCCCTGGTGGTCAGCGCCGCGGCTGCACTGCTGGCGCCGGCGGTGCCGGCACTGGCGCAAAGCAACGAGCAGTTCATCGCGCTGCCGAGCTATCGCGTGGGGCCCTATGGCGCCAACGGGCAGTCCTGGTATGGCGGCTTCATCGACTACCTCAACTACGTCAACCTCAAGGACGGCGGTGTCAACGGCGTCAAGCTGAGCTGGGAAGAGTGCGAGACCGAGTACAACAACGCCAAGGGCGTGGAGTGCTACGAGCGCCTGAAGGCCAAGAACGCCACCACCAAGGGCACCGCCTACCACGCCATGTCGACCGGCATCTCGTACGCGCTGGTCGACAAGACCGCGGCCGACAAGGTGCCGCTGGTGATGATGGGCTACGGCCGCACCGACGCGGTCGACGGCTCGGTGTTTCCGTATGCGTTCCCGCTGGTGACCACGTACCAGATGCAGGTCTCGGCCATCGTCAAGTACCTGGCCAGCAAGAGCGGCGGCTCGCTGGCCGGCAAGAAGATCGTCTACCTGTACCACGACTCTGCCTATGGCAAGGAGCCGATCGTGGCGCTGCAGGCCGAGGCGCGGCTGGGCAAGTTCAACCTGGTCGAGATCCCGGTGGCGCACCCCGGCAACGAGCAGGGCGCGCAGTGGCTGAAGATCCGCCAGGAGAACCCCGACTACGTGATTTTCTGGGGCTGGGGCGTGATGAACCAGACCGCGCTGAAGGCGGCGCAGAAGGTCGGCTTCTCGCGCGACAAGATGATCGGCTCCTGGTGGGCGGGCTCCGAGGAAGACACGGTTCCGGCCGGTGATGCCTCGAAGGGCTACATGAGCGCGACCTGGAACGTTGCCGGCAAGAGCGTGCCGCTGATCGCCGATATCGAGAAGGTGGTGTACGGCGCCGGCAAGGGCAATATGCAGGACAAGAACAAGGTCGGTTCGGTGCTGTACAACCGCGGCGTGTCGGCGGCGGTGGTAACGGTGGAAGCGGTGCGCGTGGCGCAGGCCAAGTTCGGCAAGGGCAAGCCCATGACCGGCGAACAGATGCGCTGGGCCTTCGAGAACCTGAACCTGACCAACGCCCGCCTGCAGCAGCTGGGCGCCACCGGCCTGCTGCCGGAGATCAAGACCAGCTGCGAGAACCACGAAGGCTCGGGCAAGGTGAAGATCCAGCAGTGGGACGGCAGCAAGTGGGTGGTGGTGTCGGACTGGATCGAGGGCAACAAGGGCCTGATCCACCCGCTGTTCAAGGCCACCGCGGCGCAGTACGCCAAGGAGAAGGGGATTACGCCGGGGTGCTCGAAGAGCTGA
- a CDS encoding branched-chain amino acid ABC transporter permease has product MFYREAGQFKTSYVTDSQIFPIRQDRIGFAVLMAIAFVAVPFIGSEYWFSAILIPFLIFSLAALGLNILTGYAGQLSLGTAAFMAVGAYAAYNFQLRIEGMPVLLTFILAGLSAAMVGVAFGLPSLRIKGFYLAVATLAAQFFVVWALTKFPWFSNNSSSGVITAQRLDLFGFAIDTPVKKYLFVLAIVTVLALAAKNMVRSATGRAWMSVRDMDVAAEVIGIPLMRTKLLAFAVSSFYCGVAGALYAFCYLGSVEPDGFSLDLSFRVLFMIIIGGVGSIMGSFLGAAFILLLPIFLDNVLPPLASLLHLPFTNATVSHIQLMVFGGLIIFFLIVEPHGLARLWQIAKEKLRLWPFPH; this is encoded by the coding sequence ATGTTCTATCGTGAGGCCGGCCAGTTCAAGACCAGCTACGTCACCGACAGCCAGATCTTCCCGATCCGCCAGGACCGCATCGGCTTTGCCGTGCTGATGGCGATCGCCTTCGTGGCGGTCCCGTTCATCGGGTCGGAATACTGGTTCTCGGCGATCCTGATCCCGTTCCTGATCTTCTCGCTGGCGGCGCTGGGGCTGAATATCCTGACCGGCTATGCCGGCCAGCTGTCGCTGGGCACCGCGGCCTTCATGGCGGTGGGCGCGTATGCGGCCTACAACTTCCAGCTGCGCATCGAAGGCATGCCGGTGCTGCTGACGTTTATCCTGGCGGGCCTGTCGGCGGCGATGGTGGGCGTGGCGTTCGGCCTGCCGTCGCTGCGCATCAAGGGCTTCTACCTGGCGGTGGCGACGCTGGCGGCGCAGTTCTTCGTGGTGTGGGCGCTGACCAAGTTTCCCTGGTTCTCCAACAACAGCTCGTCGGGCGTGATCACGGCGCAGCGGCTGGACCTGTTCGGCTTCGCCATCGACACCCCGGTGAAGAAGTACCTGTTCGTGCTGGCGATCGTCACGGTGCTGGCGCTGGCGGCCAAGAACATGGTGCGCTCGGCCACCGGCCGCGCCTGGATGTCGGTGCGCGACATGGACGTGGCGGCGGAGGTCATCGGCATTCCGCTGATGCGCACCAAGCTGCTGGCATTCGCGGTCAGCTCGTTCTACTGCGGCGTGGCCGGCGCGCTGTACGCGTTCTGCTACCTGGGCTCGGTCGAGCCGGACGGATTCTCGCTGGACCTGTCGTTCCGCGTGCTGTTCATGATCATCATCGGCGGCGTGGGCAGCATCATGGGCTCGTTCCTGGGCGCGGCCTTCATCCTGCTGTTGCCGATCTTCCTGGACAACGTGCTGCCGCCGCTGGCATCGCTGCTGCACCTGCCCTTTACCAATGCCACCGTGTCGCACATCCAGCTGATGGTGTTCGGCGGGCTGATCATCTTCTTCCTGATCGTCGAGCCGCACGGACTGGCCCGTCTGTGGCAGATCGCCAAGGAGAAGCTGAGGCTGTGGCCGTTCCCGCACTGA
- a CDS encoding phenylacetate--CoA ligase family protein produces the protein MPEYFDPLETRAPEVREQALLAAVARQVAHAREHAPYFADLLAGVDPRLLTSRAALAELPVTRKSDLSARQRALPPLGGLNATPLGKLRHVFQSPGPIHEPDGHDADWWRTARAMHAAGFRAGDLVYNTFSYHFTPAGMMMESGAHRLGCCVFPAGVGQTDSQVQALASLQPAAYAGTPSFLKLLLERGDELGTPCTSLAKALVSGEALPPSLRNWFRDRGVRVQQMYGTADVGLIAYETEGGDGWVVDEGVLVEIVEPGGSRPMPEGETGEVVVTVLGNGDYPLIRFGTGDLSAVVPASSQRPSPCGRTNVRLKGWLGRADQATKVKGMFVHPGQVAEVLRRHPEIRAARLVVTGDPGADVMTLHCEATREDADLQRAVAESLREVMRLRGEVAFVAAGSLPQDGRLIEDARRYD, from the coding sequence ATGCCCGAATACTTCGATCCGCTCGAAACCCGCGCGCCGGAAGTCCGCGAGCAGGCGCTCCTTGCCGCCGTGGCACGCCAGGTGGCCCACGCGCGCGAACACGCGCCTTACTTTGCCGACCTGCTGGCTGGCGTCGATCCGCGCCTGCTGACCTCGCGCGCGGCGCTGGCCGAACTGCCGGTGACGCGCAAGTCTGATCTGAGCGCACGCCAGCGCGCGCTGCCGCCGCTGGGCGGGCTCAACGCGACGCCGCTGGGCAAGCTGCGCCACGTGTTCCAGTCGCCCGGCCCGATCCACGAACCCGACGGCCACGACGCCGACTGGTGGCGCACCGCGCGCGCCATGCACGCCGCCGGCTTTCGCGCCGGGGACCTGGTCTACAACACCTTCTCCTACCACTTCACGCCGGCCGGCATGATGATGGAAAGCGGCGCCCACCGTCTGGGCTGCTGCGTGTTCCCGGCCGGCGTCGGCCAGACCGATTCGCAGGTGCAGGCGCTGGCCAGCCTGCAGCCGGCGGCCTATGCCGGCACGCCGTCGTTCCTCAAGCTGCTGCTCGAGCGCGGCGATGAACTCGGCACGCCCTGCACCAGCCTGGCCAAAGCGCTGGTTTCGGGCGAGGCCCTGCCGCCGTCGCTGCGCAACTGGTTCCGCGATCGCGGGGTGCGCGTGCAGCAGATGTACGGCACCGCCGATGTCGGCCTGATCGCGTATGAAACCGAAGGCGGCGACGGCTGGGTGGTGGACGAGGGCGTGCTGGTCGAGATCGTCGAGCCCGGCGGCTCGCGCCCCATGCCCGAGGGCGAGACCGGCGAGGTGGTGGTGACGGTGCTGGGCAATGGCGACTATCCGCTGATCCGCTTCGGCACCGGTGACCTGTCGGCGGTGGTGCCGGCGTCGTCGCAGCGGCCCAGCCCGTGCGGCCGCACCAATGTCCGCCTCAAGGGCTGGCTCGGGCGCGCCGACCAGGCCACCAAGGTCAAGGGCATGTTCGTGCATCCCGGGCAGGTGGCCGAGGTGCTGCGGCGCCATCCGGAAATCCGCGCGGCGCGGCTGGTGGTGACAGGCGACCCGGGCGCCGACGTGATGACGCTGCACTGCGAGGCGACGCGTGAAGACGCCGACCTGCAGCGCGCGGTGGCCGAGTCGCTGCGCGAGGTGATGCGGCTGCGAGGCGAGGTGGCGTTCGTGGCGGCGGGATCGTTGCCGCAGGACGGGAGGTTGATCGAGGACGCGCGCCGCTACGATTGA